A section of the Alkalihalobacillus sp. LMS39 genome encodes:
- a CDS encoding protease modulator HflC — translation MSDNIVDINERRPGDEWKKYSKIGITIAIIIVIIATIVSNLFIVQQGEYKIVRQFGEVVRVETEPGLSYKIPFIQTVTTLPKYQMIYDVTPAEINTRDKKRMLVDNYAVWKVDNPQLMISNARSVENAESIMANFIFSVIRAELGQLDYDEIINDESSTRGSFNERVRDSVNDLLERDQYGISVTDIRMKRTDLPEENEQAVYRRMISERNSTAQEYLSQGDADANRIRANTDKEVQEMIAKATADAAEIEAEGEAEAAKLYNEAFSQDVEFYNLYRTLQSYETTIDDETVIVLPANSPYARLLMGELE, via the coding sequence ATGAGTGATAATATTGTAGATATTAACGAACGTCGACCAGGTGATGAGTGGAAAAAATATTCAAAAATAGGAATTACCATCGCGATTATTATTGTTATTATCGCGACAATTGTAAGCAATCTTTTTATTGTTCAACAAGGAGAATATAAGATTGTTCGACAGTTTGGTGAAGTGGTAAGAGTGGAAACAGAGCCAGGCTTAAGTTATAAAATCCCGTTTATTCAAACGGTTACGACATTACCAAAGTATCAAATGATTTATGATGTCACTCCTGCTGAAATTAATACGAGAGATAAAAAGAGAATGCTAGTCGATAATTATGCCGTCTGGAAAGTCGATAATCCACAATTAATGATTTCGAATGCACGCTCTGTTGAAAACGCGGAGTCGATAATGGCAAACTTTATTTTCTCTGTTATTCGTGCAGAGTTAGGGCAATTAGATTACGATGAAATTATTAATGATGAGAGTTCAACGCGTGGGAGCTTTAATGAACGTGTGCGTGATAGTGTCAATGACTTGCTTGAACGAGACCAATATGGGATTTCGGTTACAGATATTCGAATGAAACGAACGGATTTACCTGAGGAAAACGAACAAGCGGTGTATCGACGAATGATTTCTGAACGAAATTCAACAGCACAAGAATATTTATCACAAGGTGATGCTGATGCCAATCGGATTCGTGCAAATACGGATAAAGAAGTTCAAGAGATGATTGCAAAAGCAACAGCAGATGCAGCAGAAATCGAAGCAGAAGGGGAAGCTGAAGCTGCTAAGCTTTATAATGAAGCATTTAGCCAAGATGTTGAATTTTATAATTTATATCGAACATTACAGTCTTATGAAACAACAATCGATGATGAAACTGTCATTGTTTTACCAGCGAATTCTCCATATGCACGGCTGTTAATGGGTGAACTCGAGTAA
- the coaE gene encoding dephospho-CoA kinase (Dephospho-CoA kinase (CoaE) performs the final step in coenzyme A biosynthesis.), producing the protein MIIGLTGGIASGKSTVTTMLKQHNIPVIDADMIAREVVMPGQDAYHQIIDHFGESVLLADNTINRKQLGQIIFNDEKERAVLNSIVHPAVRKTMIERKTELLKEGVKHIAYDIPLLFESKLTHMVDKVILVYVDEDVQLTRLVSRDNCSEKEAISRIQSQMPLKEKIALADEVIYNNGAIEQTKQQLIQILTKWNIITT; encoded by the coding sequence ATGATAATCGGACTAACCGGCGGAATTGCCAGTGGAAAATCAACAGTAACCACAATGTTGAAACAGCATAATATCCCTGTTATCGATGCAGATATGATTGCAAGAGAAGTTGTCATGCCGGGTCAAGATGCCTATCATCAAATTATCGATCATTTTGGTGAATCAGTTCTTCTTGCCGATAATACGATTAACCGAAAACAGTTAGGTCAAATTATATTTAATGATGAAAAAGAAAGAGCGGTATTAAATTCCATCGTTCATCCTGCTGTTCGAAAAACAATGATAGAACGGAAAACTGAATTACTTAAAGAAGGGGTAAAGCATATTGCTTATGATATTCCCCTTCTGTTTGAAAGTAAATTAACACATATGGTTGATAAGGTTATTCTCGTTTATGTGGACGAAGATGTACAACTAACACGACTTGTTTCTCGTGATAATTGCTCTGAAAAAGAAGCAATAAGCAGAATTCAATCGCAAATGCCATTAAAAGAAAAAATTGCATTAGCAGATGAGGTTATTTATAACAATGGAGCAATAGAGCAAACAAAACAACAGCTTATACAAATATTAACAAAGTGGAACATAATAACAACATAA
- the polA gene encoding DNA polymerase I, whose amino-acid sequence MLNKLILVDGNSIAYRAFFALPLLNNEKGVYTNAVYGFTTMLLKIIEEEKPTHMLVAFDAGKTTFRHNTYGEYKSGRQKTPHELSEQFPYIRKVLDAFNISRFELENYEADDIIGTISKRAEQENWNVKVFSGDKDLLQLVSNHVTVSLTRKGITNVETYDEKALEEKYGISPLQIIDMKGLMGDSSDNIPGVPGIGEKTALKLLKEYHSVEQVLQSIDKISGKKMKERLEENQEQALMSKELATIFRDVPVNIEFAEMTFENPDKQEIITLFKELEFNSLLERVGGEEQQSTMTKEEVKYEVISEVTDQLSSPAAVVIEVLEENYHQADIVGVAIANEKGKFYLTEQALQSEAFYAWAKSDNKKWVFDAKKATVALGWQGIELNGIDFDFLIASYILDPSVSSHELADISKRQGKQLVDYDEAVYGKGAKRKVPENDTLEQHLIRKAQTMFELKDTLEKELQENEQYELCKELEMPLSVILGKMESTGVKVDTAVLDKMGEELAEKLAKLENSIHELAGQSFNINSPKQLGEILFEKLGLPALKKTKTGYSTSADVLEKLKDKHEIIEQILHYRQLGKLQSTYIEGLTKVVHKNTKKIHTIFNQALTQTGRLSSTEPNLQNIPIRLEEGRKIRKAFVPSETDWLILAADYSQIELRVLAHIAKDDKLISAFNENMDIHTKTAMDVFHVKEEDVTSDMRRGAKAVNFGIVYGISDYGLSQNLNITRKEAAEFINRYFETYPKVKEYMDNIVELAREKGYVTTLLHRRRYLQDITSRNFNLRSFAERTAMNTPIQGTAADIIKKAMVDMATRLEKEKLQSRLLLQVHDELIFEVPKDELELMKKIVPEVMEQALALEVPLKVELEYGKTWYDAK is encoded by the coding sequence ATGTTGAATAAACTCATATTAGTAGATGGAAATAGTATTGCTTACCGAGCATTTTTTGCGTTGCCTTTGTTAAACAATGAGAAAGGTGTGTATACAAATGCTGTGTATGGCTTTACAACAATGTTGTTAAAAATCATTGAAGAAGAAAAACCGACACATATGCTTGTTGCATTTGATGCAGGTAAAACAACGTTTCGTCATAATACATATGGAGAATATAAAAGTGGTCGTCAAAAAACGCCCCATGAGTTGTCAGAACAATTCCCGTATATTCGCAAAGTATTAGATGCGTTTAACATTTCTCGTTTTGAATTAGAAAACTATGAAGCAGATGATATTATTGGAACCATTTCAAAACGCGCCGAGCAAGAAAATTGGAATGTAAAAGTGTTTTCAGGAGATAAAGATTTACTTCAGCTTGTTTCGAATCATGTAACGGTTTCTTTAACTCGAAAAGGAATAACAAATGTAGAAACATACGATGAAAAAGCACTTGAGGAAAAATACGGAATATCTCCTCTACAAATTATTGATATGAAAGGATTAATGGGCGATAGTTCAGATAATATCCCAGGTGTACCAGGGATTGGGGAAAAGACAGCATTAAAATTATTAAAAGAATATCATTCAGTTGAACAAGTATTGCAGTCGATTGATAAAATTTCAGGAAAAAAAATGAAAGAACGGTTAGAGGAAAATCAAGAACAAGCATTGATGAGTAAAGAATTAGCAACAATTTTCCGAGATGTTCCCGTCAATATTGAGTTTGCCGAGATGACATTTGAAAATCCAGACAAACAAGAGATTATTACGCTTTTTAAAGAATTGGAGTTTAACTCTTTATTAGAACGGGTTGGCGGAGAAGAGCAACAATCTACAATGACGAAAGAAGAAGTCAAATATGAGGTTATTTCTGAAGTAACAGACCAACTAAGCAGCCCAGCAGCAGTAGTCATTGAAGTATTAGAGGAAAACTATCATCAAGCTGACATTGTTGGAGTAGCTATAGCAAACGAAAAGGGTAAGTTTTATTTAACGGAACAAGCACTTCAGTCAGAAGCATTTTATGCGTGGGCTAAGAGTGATAATAAGAAGTGGGTATTTGACGCTAAGAAAGCAACCGTTGCCTTAGGCTGGCAAGGCATTGAATTAAATGGCATTGATTTTGACTTTTTAATTGCTTCCTATATATTGGACCCTTCTGTTTCTTCCCATGAACTAGCTGATATTAGTAAGCGACAAGGCAAGCAGCTTGTTGATTATGATGAAGCTGTGTATGGGAAAGGAGCAAAGCGAAAAGTACCTGAAAATGATACACTTGAGCAACATTTAATACGAAAAGCGCAAACAATGTTTGAGTTAAAAGATACATTAGAAAAAGAATTACAGGAAAATGAGCAATATGAATTGTGCAAAGAACTTGAAATGCCGCTTTCCGTCATTCTTGGGAAGATGGAATCAACAGGAGTGAAAGTCGATACGGCTGTCCTCGATAAAATGGGTGAGGAATTAGCCGAAAAACTAGCAAAGCTTGAGAATTCCATTCATGAATTAGCTGGTCAGTCATTTAATATTAATTCACCAAAACAGTTAGGTGAAATATTATTTGAAAAACTAGGACTCCCTGCTTTGAAAAAAACAAAAACAGGATATTCTACTTCTGCAGATGTTCTTGAAAAATTAAAAGATAAACATGAAATAATAGAACAAATTCTTCATTATCGTCAACTTGGAAAGCTTCAATCGACTTATATTGAAGGACTAACAAAGGTCGTTCATAAAAATACAAAAAAAATTCATACGATCTTTAACCAGGCTCTTACACAAACAGGGCGGTTAAGTTCAACCGAGCCTAATCTGCAAAACATTCCGATTCGTCTAGAAGAGGGACGGAAAATAAGAAAGGCGTTTGTTCCATCTGAAACAGATTGGCTCATATTAGCAGCTGACTATTCTCAAATTGAGTTAAGAGTTTTGGCTCATATTGCAAAAGATGATAAATTAATTTCTGCTTTTAACGAAAACATGGATATCCATACGAAAACAGCGATGGATGTGTTTCATGTTAAGGAAGAAGATGTGACGTCTGACATGAGACGTGGAGCAAAAGCAGTTAACTTTGGCATTGTATATGGCATAAGTGATTATGGGCTATCGCAAAATTTAAATATCACAAGAAAAGAAGCAGCTGAATTTATTAATCGATATTTTGAGACGTATCCGAAAGTAAAAGAATATATGGACAATATTGTGGAACTTGCAAGAGAAAAAGGGTATGTCACAACATTGCTTCATCGTCGTCGATATTTACAAGATATTACGAGTCGTAATTTTAACTTGCGAAGCTTTGCTGAGCGTACAGCGATGAATACACCGATTCAAGGGACAGCGGCTGACATTATAAAAAAAGCGATGGTCGACATGGCAACAAGGCTTGAAAAGGAAAAGCTTCAAAGTCGATTATTGTTACAAGTACACGATGAGTTAATTTTTGAAGTGCCAAAAGATGAACTAGAACTGATGAAAAAAATCGTTCCTGAAGTCATGGAACAAGCATTAGCGTTAGAAGTTCCTTTAAAAGTAGAACTTGAGTACGGAAAGACTTGGTATGATGCTAAATAA
- a CDS encoding replication initiation and membrane attachment family protein — MSWHWTELLPIDRYTVRTVDHLHELDQKVLTLLYQPLIGTMAHSLYMTLWGDLETDRYTSGENTHRYLMTVMDVPLQHLYEQRKKLEAIGLLKTYKKKEEESSIYIYELHPPMSPFQFFQNDVLSVFLYNRIGKNKYRQVRERFMIESINKDDYHEITRAFDEVFSSLHHSEIVRHYHSEVSDVMELEQDNELIQREKNDPLVFMESNFDFELLEADLSNIIAPKELLTKKVRETIVKLAFVYRIQPLEMSRVIQRAVIHDDEIDLQALRKKVQDWYKLEHGSEPPSLGLRTQPIPLQTMKDKEPTTEEEKMVKLYETTSPIALLESRGEGAKVADADAKIVESLLLDYQLTPGVANVLLDYTLFRNDMKLSKALVDKIAGHWSRKKIKTVIEAMQLAKDEHKKATEFQQQAKKSPVSKTKSKQSIRKDKLPKWLVEEKQGKVEKAVTTVQTDEEFERKRKQFEMMIKNRKKDNE; from the coding sequence ATGAGCTGGCATTGGACCGAGTTACTACCGATCGATCGGTATACCGTTAGAACAGTCGATCATTTACATGAGCTTGATCAAAAAGTATTAACTTTATTATATCAACCATTAATTGGAACGATGGCTCACAGTTTGTATATGACGTTATGGGGGGACTTAGAAACTGACCGTTATACAAGTGGTGAAAATACCCATCGTTATTTAATGACAGTCATGGATGTTCCTCTACAGCACTTATATGAACAAAGAAAGAAGTTAGAAGCGATTGGTTTATTAAAAACGTACAAGAAAAAAGAAGAGGAAAGTTCCATATATATATATGAATTACATCCGCCAATGTCACCTTTTCAATTTTTCCAAAATGATGTATTAAGCGTGTTTTTGTATAATCGGATCGGAAAAAACAAATATCGACAAGTTCGGGAAAGATTTATGATTGAATCGATAAATAAAGATGATTATCATGAAATTACAAGAGCCTTTGACGAAGTATTTTCATCCTTGCATCATTCTGAAATTGTGAGGCATTATCACTCAGAAGTATCCGATGTTATGGAGCTAGAGCAAGATAATGAACTTATTCAACGTGAGAAAAATGACCCACTTGTCTTTATGGAGTCGAATTTTGATTTTGAATTGCTAGAAGCGGATTTGTCCAATATCATTGCACCAAAAGAGTTATTAACAAAAAAAGTAAGAGAGACGATTGTCAAACTAGCTTTTGTATACCGCATACAACCCCTTGAAATGAGTCGCGTTATTCAAAGAGCGGTTATTCATGATGATGAAATTGACTTGCAAGCTCTTAGGAAAAAAGTTCAAGATTGGTATAAACTTGAACACGGCTCAGAGCCTCCTTCATTAGGATTAAGAACACAGCCTATCCCGTTACAAACGATGAAGGATAAAGAACCAACGACAGAAGAAGAAAAAATGGTGAAATTATATGAAACGACATCACCTATCGCCTTGTTAGAAAGTCGGGGGGAAGGGGCGAAAGTTGCTGATGCTGATGCGAAAATTGTAGAAAGTTTGTTATTAGACTATCAACTTACCCCTGGTGTGGCGAATGTATTACTAGACTACACACTATTTCGAAACGATATGAAGCTGTCAAAAGCGCTCGTCGATAAAATAGCTGGCCATTGGAGTCGAAAAAAAATAAAGACAGTGATTGAAGCGATGCAACTAGCAAAAGATGAACATAAGAAGGCGACTGAATTTCAACAGCAAGCTAAGAAATCACCAGTGTCTAAAACGAAGTCGAAACAATCGATTAGAAAAGATAAACTTCCTAAATGGTTAGTAGAAGAAAAGCAAGGAAAAGTAGAGAAAGCTGTTACGACCGTCCAAACGGATGAAGAATTTGAACGGAAAAGAAAGCAGTTTGAAATGATGATTAAAAATCGAAAGAAAGACAATGAATAA
- the ytaF gene encoding sporulation membrane protein YtaF — protein MVELLSLLVLALAVSLDSFGVGLTYGLRKMRLPIKSLLLIAMCSAFSILIAMGFGTFIQTYMSPSIAEMIGGLILILIGTWAVYQGLKKPANEQEPEHVEVQENQETKVIVAFEIKMLGLVIRILRKPMEADFDKSGTITGREAFLLGIALSLDAFGAGIGAALIGYSPIVMAISVACMSALFVTFGMKSGFRFADSYWVQKVSYVPGLLLILLGLWNIFS, from the coding sequence ATGGTCGAACTTCTCTCTTTACTTGTATTAGCTTTAGCAGTTAGTTTAGATAGTTTTGGTGTAGGTTTAACATATGGTTTACGAAAAATGCGACTGCCAATTAAATCACTTTTATTAATCGCGATGTGTTCAGCGTTCTCTATTTTAATTGCGATGGGGTTTGGTACTTTCATACAAACGTACATGTCCCCGAGTATTGCTGAAATGATTGGCGGGCTCATCTTAATTTTAATTGGGACGTGGGCTGTTTACCAAGGACTAAAAAAACCTGCTAATGAACAAGAACCTGAACATGTTGAAGTACAAGAGAACCAAGAAACAAAAGTGATAGTTGCTTTTGAAATTAAAATGCTTGGATTAGTCATACGAATTCTACGAAAACCTATGGAAGCTGATTTTGATAAATCAGGGACAATTACGGGAAGAGAAGCATTTTTATTAGGGATTGCCTTATCTCTTGATGCGTTTGGTGCCGGGATTGGTGCAGCATTAATTGGCTATTCACCTATCGTGATGGCGATTAGTGTGGCATGCATGAGCGCTTTATTCGTTACATTTGGAATGAAGAGTGGCTTTCGCTTCGCGGACTCCTACTGGGTCCAGAAGGTTTCATATGTCCCAGGCCTATTACTCATTTTACTTGGTTTATGGAATATTTTTTCTTAA
- the mutM gene encoding DNA-formamidopyrimidine glycosylase, which produces MPELPEVETVKRTLQQLVIGKTIDSVDIRWPKIIKKPDDIKQFEFLLQGQTIEKIDRRGKFLKFVFTDYVLVSHLRMEGRYGLFQKTDEINKHVHVIFTFTDKTELRYQDVRKFGTMHLFVKGEEEKVMPLSQLGVEPFSSEFTPELLLSSFKHTNRKVKVVLLDQKTVVGLGNIYVDEALFRANIYPETFAKDITKKQAKKLHQEIIHTLQEAVDQGGSSIKSYVNGQGDMGFFQQYLLVYGRENEPCRVCGTPISKTVVGGRGTHYCHRCQK; this is translated from the coding sequence ATGCCAGAATTACCTGAAGTAGAAACAGTAAAACGAACGTTACAACAATTAGTTATAGGCAAGACAATTGATTCCGTGGACATTCGTTGGCCTAAAATAATAAAAAAACCAGATGATATAAAACAGTTTGAATTTTTATTACAAGGACAAACGATTGAAAAAATTGATCGGCGAGGGAAATTTTTAAAGTTTGTTTTCACCGACTATGTTCTTGTTTCACATTTACGAATGGAAGGTAGATATGGTTTATTTCAGAAAACAGACGAGATAAATAAACATGTTCATGTTATTTTTACCTTTACAGACAAAACCGAATTGCGTTACCAAGACGTTCGTAAATTTGGAACGATGCATTTATTTGTGAAAGGCGAAGAAGAAAAAGTGATGCCTCTTTCTCAATTAGGGGTAGAACCATTTTCCTCTGAATTCACGCCGGAATTATTGCTATCTTCCTTTAAACATACGAATCGAAAAGTGAAAGTAGTACTATTGGATCAAAAAACAGTCGTCGGTTTAGGAAATATTTACGTAGACGAAGCTTTGTTTCGAGCAAATATTTATCCAGAAACATTTGCAAAGGATATTACGAAGAAACAAGCTAAAAAGCTACATCAAGAAATTATTCATACGTTACAAGAAGCTGTTGACCAAGGAGGAAGCTCGATTAAGTCTTATGTAAATGGTCAAGGAGATATGGGATTTTTCCAACAATATTTGCTTGTTTATGGAAGGGAAAATGAACCTTGCCGTGTTTGTGGGACGCCAATTTCAAAAACAGTCGTTGGAGGAAGAGGAACGCATTATTGCCATCGTTGCCAAAAATGA
- the speD gene encoding adenosylmethionine decarboxylase, translated as MDTMGRHVIAELWGCDVDKLNDMNFIERVFVDAALEAGAEVREVAFHKFAPQGVSGVVIISESHLTIHSFPEHGYASIDVYTCGDRIDPNVASGFISKALEAKTSEVIEVPRGMGPVKVDNRKVQALNY; from the coding sequence ATGGATACTATGGGTCGTCACGTAATTGCAGAGTTATGGGGTTGCGACGTAGACAAGTTGAATGACATGAATTTCATTGAACGAGTGTTTGTTGATGCTGCATTAGAAGCTGGTGCAGAAGTAAGGGAAGTTGCGTTTCACAAATTTGCTCCACAAGGGGTAAGCGGAGTCGTTATTATTTCGGAATCACATTTAACGATTCACAGTTTTCCAGAACATGGATATGCAAGTATTGATGTATATACTTGCGGAGACCGTATTGATCCAAATGTAGCTTCTGGATTTATTTCAAAAGCTCTAGAAGCTAAAACTAGTGAAGTAATTGAAGTTCCTAGAGGTATGGGTCCAGTTAAAGTTGACAATCGAAAAGTTCAAGCGTTAAACTACTAA
- the nrdR gene encoding transcriptional regulator NrdR, translated as MRCPACHFNGTRVLDSRPSHESRSIRRRRECESCNFRFTTFETVEEVPLIVVKKDGTRQEFSREKIVRGLIRACEKRSISLDTLEEVVNDVESQLRSKGTNEVNSEDVGELVMERLADVDDVAYVRFASVYKQFKDINVFINELQQFMNREKETGK; from the coding sequence ATGCGTTGTCCAGCATGCCATTTCAATGGAACTAGAGTTCTTGATTCAAGACCTAGCCATGAAAGCCGCTCCATTCGTAGAAGAAGAGAATGTGAATCTTGTAATTTTCGATTTACTACGTTTGAAACGGTAGAAGAAGTTCCTCTTATCGTTGTAAAAAAAGATGGAACACGTCAAGAATTTAGTCGAGAAAAAATAGTGCGAGGACTTATCCGTGCTTGTGAAAAACGTTCGATATCATTAGACACACTTGAAGAGGTAGTCAATGATGTTGAAAGTCAATTACGAAGCAAAGGCACAAATGAAGTAAATAGTGAAGATGTTGGTGAATTAGTCATGGAACGATTAGCTGACGTTGATGATGTAGCCTATGTTCGGTTCGCTTCTGTCTATAAACAATTTAAAGATATAAATGTTTTTATTAATGAATTGCAACAATTTATGAACCGAGAAAAAGAAACTGGAAAATGA
- a CDS encoding glyceraldehyde-3-phosphate dehydrogenase, producing MAKVAINGFGRIGRMVFRKAIENEDFSIVAINASYPAETLAHMLKYDSIHGPFQGTVSCTNKELIVNGQVISLVQSRDPKLLPWRQLEVDIVIEATGKFKSKEEAGYHLEAGAKKVVITAPGKNEDKTIVYGVNEAEYNTHDHHIVSNASCTTNCLAPVIKVIDNQFGIEAGLMTTVHSYTNDQKNIDNPHKDLRRARACAQSIIPTTTGAAKAIAKVLPHLEGKINGMALRVPTPNVSLVDCVFTLQKEATVEDVNAALKKAAEGNLKGILGYSDEPLVSIDYNGNANSAIIDGLSTMMIGKRQVKVIAWYDNEWGYSCRVVDVVAMVAQQLKVYEEIS from the coding sequence ATGGCAAAAGTTGCAATAAATGGGTTTGGACGAATCGGAAGAATGGTTTTTCGAAAGGCTATTGAAAATGAAGATTTTTCTATTGTGGCCATCAATGCGTCTTATCCGGCAGAAACATTAGCGCATATGCTTAAATATGATTCCATTCATGGCCCATTTCAAGGAACTGTTTCTTGTACAAATAAAGAGCTAATCGTTAATGGTCAAGTTATTTCATTAGTTCAGTCGAGAGACCCTAAGCTATTGCCTTGGCGACAATTAGAAGTTGATATCGTCATTGAAGCAACTGGAAAATTTAAATCAAAAGAAGAAGCTGGCTATCACTTAGAAGCAGGAGCAAAAAAAGTAGTGATTACAGCACCTGGTAAAAATGAAGATAAAACAATTGTATACGGTGTAAATGAAGCTGAATATAACACTCATGACCATCATATTGTCTCTAATGCGTCATGTACGACAAATTGTTTAGCACCAGTTATAAAAGTCATTGATAATCAGTTTGGAATTGAAGCGGGATTAATGACAACGGTTCATTCTTATACGAATGACCAAAAAAATATTGATAATCCTCATAAAGATTTACGCAGAGCTAGAGCGTGTGCACAATCCATTATTCCGACAACAACTGGAGCTGCAAAAGCAATTGCAAAAGTGTTACCACATTTAGAAGGGAAAATAAATGGAATGGCTCTACGGGTACCAACACCTAACGTGTCATTAGTCGATTGTGTCTTTACACTACAAAAAGAAGCGACAGTCGAAGACGTAAATGCTGCATTAAAAAAGGCGGCAGAAGGAAACTTAAAAGGCATCTTAGGGTATTCTGATGAACCATTAGTATCGATTGATTATAATGGGAATGCGAACTCAGCCATTATTGACGGTTTATCGACAATGATGATTGGGAAAAGACAAGTGAAGGTCATTGCATGGTATGACAATGAATGGGGATATTCATGTCGTGTTGTTGATGTAGTTGCTATGGTCGCTCAACAACTAAAGGTGTATGAGGAAATTTCATAG
- the dnaI gene encoding primosomal protein DnaI → MESIQSALQMLSNDRMQQQYEEMKADLLRNPHIQQFLSSKSTITTDMIERSISALHQYSKELDQCHHCPGLDKCPNLIKGFKPELILRKNYIDLEYAPCDLKIRVDEEKKLQSLIKSLYIPKEIMNAKFDEFDPDNPSRLDASQAAYEFATTVIPGETSRGLYLYGKFGVGKTYIMGAIANELKERRIETMLVYTPDFFREMRHSLSDGSFNEKLDRVKRAQVLILDDMGAETMSAWIRDEVLGVVLQHRMLEKLPTLYTSNYSLEELEEHMTYSDKGGYEELKAKRIMERIRHYTVPIFIDGVNRRG, encoded by the coding sequence GTGGAGTCAATCCAATCAGCATTACAAATGTTAAGTAATGATAGAATGCAACAACAATATGAAGAAATGAAAGCTGACCTTTTACGTAATCCCCATATCCAGCAATTTCTTTCTTCAAAATCAACGATTACGACTGATATGATTGAAAGAAGCATTTCTGCCCTCCATCAATATAGTAAAGAGCTTGACCAATGTCACCATTGTCCTGGTTTGGACAAGTGTCCAAATTTAATAAAAGGGTTTAAACCTGAGTTGATTTTAAGGAAAAATTATATTGACCTTGAATATGCCCCGTGTGATTTAAAAATAAGAGTGGACGAAGAAAAGAAACTTCAATCATTGATTAAAAGCTTATATATTCCAAAAGAAATTATGAATGCAAAGTTCGATGAGTTTGACCCAGATAACCCATCTCGGTTAGACGCGAGTCAAGCAGCTTATGAATTTGCAACGACCGTGATTCCAGGAGAGACCTCAAGAGGGCTTTATTTGTATGGGAAATTCGGTGTTGGAAAAACGTATATTATGGGGGCAATTGCAAATGAATTAAAGGAAAGACGGATTGAAACGATGTTAGTGTATACACCGGATTTTTTCCGTGAAATGCGACATTCCTTATCAGACGGGTCGTTTAATGAAAAGCTTGACCGTGTAAAACGAGCACAAGTATTAATATTAGATGATATGGGTGCTGAAACAATGTCAGCTTGGATTCGAGATGAAGTGTTAGGTGTTGTACTCCAACACCGAATGCTTGAGAAACTACCAACCTTATATACTTCTAATTATTCGCTAGAAGAACTAGAGGAACATATGACGTACTCAGACAAAGGTGGGTACGAGGAATTAAAAGCAAAACGGATTATGGAGCGGATTCGTCACTATACAGTTCCAATCTTCATTGACGGGGTAAATCGTCGCGGATAA
- a CDS encoding DUF1499 domain-containing protein, protein MGFKETIKKVFSVHTETTEKHYDEQFKTRYYKTTKDRGVKEITEMFQQLDGYKVKKADSERGEIYVQMLKPRKAFVTVTVIQVKPFKTAVDFSVGTETVFFTDFGYSRKVIRTLYKELDQKLQYIGSGLGEQLL, encoded by the coding sequence ATGGGATTTAAAGAAACGATAAAAAAAGTTTTTAGTGTCCATACAGAAACGACAGAAAAACATTATGATGAACAATTCAAAACAAGATATTATAAAACAACAAAGGACAGAGGAGTAAAAGAAATAACAGAAATGTTTCAACAGCTAGATGGATATAAAGTAAAAAAAGCAGACAGTGAACGTGGCGAAATATATGTTCAAATGTTAAAACCTCGTAAAGCTTTTGTTACGGTAACAGTTATCCAAGTAAAGCCGTTTAAAACAGCTGTGGATTTTTCTGTTGGAACGGAAACCGTGTTTTTTACCGATTTTGGATATTCAAGAAAGGTCATTCGCACGCTTTATAAAGAGTTAGATCAAAAATTACAATATATTGGTTCGGGTTTAGGAGAACAATTGCTGTAA